NNNNNNNNNNNNNNNNNNNNNNNNNNNNNNNNNNNNNNNNNNNNNNNNNNNNNNNNNNNNNNNNNNNNNNNNNNNNNNNNNNNNNNNNNNNNNNNNNNNNNNNNNNNNNNNNNNNNNNNNNNNNNNNNNNNNNNNNNNNNNNNNNNNNNNNNNNNNNNNNNNNNNNNNNNNNNNNNNNNNNNNNNNNNNNNNNNNNNNNNNNNNNNNNNNNNNNNNNNNNNNNNNNNNNNNNNNNNNNNNNNNNNNNNNNNNNNNNNNNNNNNNNNNNNNNNNNNNNNNNNNNNNNNNNNNNNNNNNNNNNNNNNNNNNNNNNNNNNNNNNNNNNNNNNNNNNNNNNNNNNNNNNNNNNNNNNNNNNNNNNNNNNNNNNNNNNNNNNNNNNNNNNNNNNNNNNNNNNNNNNNNNNNNNNNNNNNNNNNNNNNNNNNNNNNNNNNNNNNNNNNNNNNNNNNNNNNNNNNNNNNNNNNNNNNNNNNNNNNNNNNNNNNNNNNNNNNNNNNNNNNNNNNNNNNNNNNNNNNNNNNNNNNNNNNNNNNNNNNNNNNNNNNNNNNNNNNNNNNNNNNNNNNNNNNNNNNNNNNNNNNNNNNNNNNNNNNNNNNNNNNNNNNNNNNNNNNNNNNNNNNNNNNNNNNNNNNNNNNNNNNNNNNNNNNNNNNNNNNNNNNNNNNNNNNNNNNNNNNNNNNNNNNNNNNNNNNNNNNNNNNNNNNNNNNNNNNNNNNNNNNNNNNNNNNNNNNNNNNNNNNNNNNNNNNNNNNNNNNNNNNNNNNNNNNNNNNNNNNNNNNNNNNNNNNNNNNNNNNNNNNNNNNNNNNNNNNNNNNNNNNNNNNNNNNNNNNNNNNNNNNNNNNNNNNNNNNNNNNNNNNNNNNNNNNNNNNNNNNNNNNNNNNNNNNNNNNNNNNNNNNNNNNNNNNNNNNNNNNNNNNNNNNNNNNNNNNNNNNNNNNNNNNNNNNNNNNNNNNNNNNNNNNNNNNNNNNNNNNNNNNNNNNNNNNNNNNNNNNNNNNNNNNNNNNNNNNNNNNNNNNNNNNNNNNNNNNNNNNNNNNNNNNNNNNNNNNNNNNNNNNNNNNNNNNNNNNNNNNNNNNNNNNNNNNNNNNNNNNNNNNNNNNNNNNNNNNNNNNNNNNNNNNNNNNNNNNNNNNNNNNNNNNNNNNNNNNNNNNNNNNNNNNNNNNNNNNNNNNNNNNNNNNNNNNNNNNNNNNNNNNNNNNNNNNNNNNNNNNNNNNNNNNNNNNNNNNNNNNNNNNNNNNNNNNNNNNNNNNNNNNNNNNNNNNNNNNNNNNNNNNNNNNNNNNNNNNNNNNNNNNNNNNNNNNNNNNNNNNNNNNNNNNNNNNNNNNNNNNNNNNNNNNNNNNNNNNNNNNNNNNNNNNNNNNNNNNNNNNNNNNNNNNNNNNNNNNNNNNNNNNNNNNNNNNNNNNNNNNNNNNNNNNNNNNNNNNNNNNNNNNNNNNNNNNNNNNNNNNNNNNNNNNNNNNNNNNNNNNNNNNNNNNNNNNNNNNNNNNNNNNNNNNNNNNNNNNNNNNNNNNNNNNNNNNNNNNNNNNNNNNNNNNNNNNNNNNNNNNNNNNNNNNNNNNNNNNNNNNNNNNNNNNNNTACTACTATCATTCACCACCCCCTCCAGtcaagtctcctcctccaccataccATTATAACTCCCCACCACCTCCAGtcaagtctcctcctccaccataccATTACTCTtcaccaccacctccggttaaatccccaccaccaccatacatctacagctctccaccaccaccagtaAAATCTCCTCCACCTCCGGTCTACATCTACGCTTCTCCCCCACCTCCCACACATTACTAGGCtcttcaaattcaacaaaatttcCCCATTATTCAAGTAAGTCCAACGCTCCTATAGTCTTTAACATACTCCAATATCATCCGTTTTAGTAAGTACTCCCCCTAAACAAAATATCTCAATTTCTTCTTGAtaggttttcttttaaaaaatgaaataaaggaAGGGTCAAAGtcaaagaggagaagaagtgAACCAAATAAGGATCGTCGCGTGGAAATCAGAAAGGATACATCTATAACAACGAACCACATCATcacttcatcttctccaatgTCGCTCGTCTTCCACTTGTGCATCGTTATCTATGCGTCTTCATCAAGTCAAAATTGTTTCCAAGACCATTTTAGATCGTATCATACTCTTCTCTGTTCACTTTTGTtgttaagtaaaaaaaaaagtgggtttTGGTAATTTAATTGTTGTGCatacattttctattttgttattcTTGTAATGAGAGAGTTGTTTTAGCATATAAAACAAAgttcagtttcttctttcttctttcttctttttttttttaattttattttcgaGTATTAGGTATACACACACACTCATTAACATTCTCTATCttagaaaacatatatagttccaacgacaaagttaaaaagaaaaagcgaCATTCTTGTGAGGTTGGGCACGACATCGTTTCCATATGTTCTTACATAGAAAGTGATCATTGCTTCAAAAGCTGGAAAGCAGAAGTAACACATCTCTTTGCTCTTGTTGGCTTATTACTAAATTGTGTTATGTTTGTACGTCAGAGAATCACTTTCACTCAACTAATTTCCACTTATTCTCTTTTACTTTCGGATGTTTGTTTGATtcctttaaaaaataaaataaaaaatatggtgaatacaaaaaaccaaattggACCCAACATTACAtagactaaaaataaaattttcaacttgttgggaaaaaaattatatcaaacatATTTTTAGCTTATAATACCTAATTTAAACGAAAAAATCGAACCAAAGCATATGGAAACCTAAAAATTGGTTATATATTGTCGGAGACTCGAAATAAGTGGAGTAGTTGTACGTTGTTGGGCTGATGGGAATTTGAGGCCCGTTTGACTAAAACGTTTATTTGGTACTATTTcgactttttatttatttttgtcaccgtcaatttttttattgataatgagtaatttgattgataaaaattactttttttttttttttaataacttatGACTGTTAAATTCGATGAAGCCATGAAGGTATGGACAACATTTGTTCTACTATGGTAATGAATGGTACAGCAGCTTCCTACTCCACTAGataaaataagaagagaaagcaTAATTGTGTCACACAAGAAAAGTTAGAATAAAGCAAACTGTGAAAATGAGAATGGAAAAACTTATAAAACGTGCAGAGACCAAAGTAACTCAAATAataggaagatgaagaagaaacagctGTGGTTTGTTGATTTCTCTCTCTAATGAAACGATGAACATACAATTATACAAGTATGAATGATTTGGAGAGCCTTTTtgcttaataataataatatacataataataatattttgcgctgtcttattattattatttttatttttatattttttttttcacttttttttctttccattttatattttttaaaatttatctatTGAAATTTCCTTCCTGGCTGGCTGGCTGCTGTGTCTTCccctctatctctctctctctaactcggAAAttttatagagagagaggatcGGAGCCAAAGTTTGGAAAAGCTAAAACGCAGGCAAAAAGGTGGAGGAGACAATCTCATCTTCCTTCCAAAGcgtttcttcttcgtctttatCTGTCTGTTACCTCTCCTCACAGATCCACCGATCCGATTCTGATCAAGTTTTTTTACATTTCTGCAGGTACGATCTCTCGCTTCTTTTTAAGAACAgattccttgtttttttttttttttttggtctcattgatttttaatttttagatctATGTGTTTCCATGTTGGAATTCTCGCGGTtgggttttcaattttcatcTTATGTTGGATGTGATGTGATGCGAGCTTATTTTTTGGACGtctgttttgggatattttatTGTTAGCTTACGAGATCTTCTGGGAGCTTCGTTACCTTCTGAATTTTGCGTCTGCTTAGGACTCcgcattttaaaaaaaaaaaaaaaaaaaaaNNNNNNNNNNNNNNNNNNNNNNNNNNNNNNNNNNNNNNNNNNNNNNNNNNNNNNNNNNNNNNNNNNNNNNNNNNNNNNNNNNNNNNNNNNNNNNNNNNNNNNNNNNNNNNNNNNNNNNNNNNNNNNNNNNNNNNNNNNNNNNNNNNNNNNNNNNNNNNNNNNNNNNNNNNNNNNNNNNNNNNNNNNNNNNNNNNNNNNNNNNNNNNNNNNNNNNNNNNNNNNNNNNNNNNNNNNNNNNNNNNNNNNNNNNNNNNNNNNNNNNNNNNNNNNNNNNNNNNNNNNNNNNNNNNNNNNNNNNNNNNNNNNNNNNNNNNNNNNNNNNNNNNNNNNNNNNNNNNNNNNNNNNNNNNNNNNNNNNNNNNNNNNNNNNNNNNNNNNNNNNNNNNNNNNNNNNNNNNNNNNNNNNNNNNNNNNNNNNNNNNNNNNNNNNNNNNNNNNNNNNNNNNNNNNNNNNNNNNNNNNNNNNNNNNNNNNNNNNNNNNNNNNNNNNNNNNNNNNNNNNNNNNNNNNNNNNNNNNNNNNNNNNNNNNNNNNNNNNNNNNNNNNNNNNNNNNNNNNNNNNNNNNNNNNNNNNNNNNNNNNNNNNNNNNNNNNNNNNNNNNNNNNNNNNNNNNNNNNNNNNNNNNNNNNNNNNNNNNNNNNNNNNNNNNNNNNNNNNNNNNNNNNNNNNNNNNNNNNNNNNNNNNNNNNNNNNNNNNNNNNNNNNNNNNNNNNNNNNNNNNNNNNNNNNNNNNNNNNNNNNNNNNNNNNNNNNNNNNNNNNNNNNNNNNNNNNNNNNNNNNNNNNNNNNNNNNNNNNNNNNNNNNNNNNNNNNNNNNNNNNNNNNNNNNNNNNNNNNNNNNNNNNNNNNNNNNNNNNNNNNNNNNNNNNNNNNNNNNNNNNNNNNNNNNNNNNNNNNNNNNNNNNNNNNNNNNNNNNNNNNNNNNNNNNNNNNNNNNNNNNNNNNNtaaatttttttttttttttctgtgtgtcCTTTCCTCAATTCAATGGATTTTGATGTATTGGCTCTTACGACTGTGTGTGtgactgtgtgtgtgtgtaattgGATTCATACGTTGATAAAAATGTGAGGTTATGCTGAAGATTGATTCATTTTGAatggtgtttgtttgtttttctttttcctatacATTTGTGGTGATATAAATATGTCTTTCTTTGGAATGTTGACAGCTAAAAAAGGTGCTTATACTAGTTTTACAACGGACTGACTCCATAGAAGGCGTTTAAAAAGATACAGTTGTTCTTGGAACATAtacgaagatgaagaaagtcTTCGGCCAAACTGTCAGAGACCTGTAAACATTCTAGTACCgaaaatgaaattaattttCTCAATGTCAATTGTCAATCCGTGtgtgttttatttacttttccaTTAACGATCCTTAATTTTTATGTTCCATTTATTTATACAGTAAGAGAGAGGTTAACAAGAAAGTGCTCAAAGTTCCTGGAGTAGAACAGAAGGTAAAGTTACTGGTTTTGATTGTTCTTGGTTGCATTCATCGTCTTACTGTATAATGTAAAGCTAGATGTCCAACATATTTTTCCTGTCTTGCCCCTGCTTTCTCCTATTCAGGTCCTAGATGCTACTAGCAATGAGCCATGGGGTCCACATGGATCACTTCTTGCTGATCTTGCTCAAGCTTCCAGAAATTAGTAACTACGACCACCTTCCAACTGCTTATATTTTGCTGTGAATTTTACGTTGCACAggaattataaaaatgttacttGTATTTGCAGTCATGAATACCAGCTGATCATGGGGGTCATATGGAAACGCCTTAGTGACACTGGAAAAAACTGGCGGCATGTCTATAAGGTAAACATTATTGTAATTGCCTTGCtggcttaatttgttttgaatttcTGTCGCAGTGACGAAAGTATTTCCTGTAGTTtacctcttctctttttccttcagGCTTTGACAGTTTTGGAATACATGGTTGGCCATGGATCAGAACGTGTTATAGACGAGATTAGAGAACGTGCATATCAAATTTCGGTAATGACCACCTAgagtaaattatttttggaaGTATTCAACATCAGTAGTTGACTATCTTAACCATATATTATGCCCATGTTCCTTGTGGCAGACATTGTCCGACTTTCAGTATATTGATTCCGGTGGTAGAGATCAAGGAAGCAATGTTAGGAAGAAATCACAGAGCCTGGTGGCTTTGGTGAATGACAAAGAAAGAATAGCCGAGGTCAGACAGAAGGCTGCTGCTAACAGAGATAAGTAAGTTTCGTTGTCATTGTATCTTTCTGGAACTGCTGGATAGCTTCCTTTCTGTGTGAGTCTCGCTGGACACTCGTTTGATTTCATGTTGCTAGTGGCTTACAACTATTATCATACCTCTCAGTAGTCTATTAATTTGTAGTGGTGTCCCTTTAACAGTACAATATTAGCTTCtgatttttgaaagttttttatactcgagagaaaagaaaaagacatctCTTTTGGTTCATTCGAATTATGCTGCAACATATCAATCTGAAATTATTTTACAACAGGTATCGCAGCTCAGCACCAGGTGGAATGTATAAGCCTTCAGGCGGATATGGGGACAAATATGATTATGGAAGCCGGGATGAAGAGCGAAGTAGTtatggaagagaaagagaatatGGTTACAGAGATGATGATAGAAATAGTCGTGATGGAGATCGTTATTCCAGAGACTCTGAAGACCGGTATGGAAGAGATGGTAATAGGGATGATGATTACAGGGGTAGGAGCAGAAGTGTTGATAACTATGGGTCACGAGGTAGGAGTTCGGAAAGGGAGAGGGAGGATGATGGCCATTCTTCATCACGGTAATGTTTGAATTTAAGTTGAACTCGCCTAACCTGATATAAAAAATGAAGGGGAACAACTttgaaaattaatcaaaatttggaTGGAACATATTGATTTTGAATCATAGCGTAGATGtctttgattaagaaaaaagcacgatgtaatttttaaatgaaacACTCCTTTTTGTCCTGTAGGGGCAGTGGTGCTCGAGCTGATGACAATTCTCAGGATGGGAGGTAATTTCCGATATGTTTCTGCTGAAGTTTAGgccttcttttattgtatttcaACTCATCTCACCTTCTTTCCGGATTATATGATAGAGGGCGGCTCGAGAGGAAGTTTTCTGAACAAAATATTGGCGCCCCACCCAGTTATGAAGAAGCTGTCAATGAATCACGCAGCCCTGTATACAGTGAAAGGTGATAATTTTCTACTTTGTAAATTTAGAGCTACTTGGTTTTTATTGGTGCTGATGAATCTTTCTATGCCAGGGATGGTGGGGAGACCCCACAAGTTACTGCTCCAGGAgctgcttctcctcctcctcctcaagtTACTNCGCAGCTCAGCACCAGGTGGAATGTATAAGCCTTCAGGCGGATATGGGGACAAATATGATTATGGAAGCCGGGATGAAGAGCGAAGTAGTtatggaagagaaagagaatatGGTTACAGAGATGATGATAGAAATAGTCGTGATGGAGATCGTTATTCCAGAGACTCTGAAGACCGGTATGGAAGAGATGGTAATAGGGATGATGATTACAGGGGTAGGAGCAGAAGTGTTGATAACTATGGGTCACGAGGTAGGAGTTCGGAAAGGGAGAGGGAGGATGATGGCCATTCTTCATCACGGTAATGTTTGAATTTAAGTTGAACTCGCCTAACCTGATATAAAAAATGAAGGGGAACAACTttgaaaattaatcaaaatttggaTGGAACACATTGATTTTGAATCATAGCGTAGATGtctttgattaagaaaaaagcacgatgtaatttttaaatgaaacACTCCTTTTTGTCCTGTAGGGGCAGTGGTGCTCGAGCTGATGACAATTCTCAGGATGGGAGGTAATTTCCGATATGTTTCTGCTGAAGTTTAGgccttcttttattgtatttcaACTCATCTCACCTTCTTTCCGGATTATATGATAGAGGGCGGCTCGAGAGGAAGTTTTCTGAACAAAATATTGGCGCCCCACCCAGTTATGAAGAAGCTGTCAATGAATCACGCAGCCCTGTATACAGTGAAAGGTGATAATTTTCTACTTTGTAAATTTAGAGCTACTTTGGTTTTTATTGGTGCTGATGAATCTTTATATGCCAGGGATGGTGGGGAGACCCCACAAGTTACTGCTCCAGGAgctgcttctcctcctcctcctcaagcTACTGCTCCAGGGGCTGGTTCTCCTTCTACTGGACCCAGCACAGACAATAAACCTGTTACTTTTGTTAATGAATCACCTTCTCAGAAAGTTGAGActtttgatgaatttgatcCACGTGGTGCGTTTTCAGGTACAGAGAACTCTAAGTTTTGCAACTCATTCGTTTCTATTTTGTTATATCTTGAGATCTTTTCTTAGTTTTTCGTTGTCTTTCAAACTCCTCGGCTGCATAGAGATTAATGTTCATTGATAAATCAGAAAATCTTATTCAATAACTAATTTAGTAAATGTTTCAAGGCACTTAACTGGAGGGTGGATGATTGTATTGTAAATTTCTATCTTACTTGTTCTAAGTGTGGGCGTTgtgtttctttacttttccAGCTGGCCCTCCAGCATATGTATCTACAGATGGTGTTACAGATCCTCCAACTGTTGCTTCTATGTCTGCCCCTCCCGCCTCGAATGAGATGGACTTGCTTGGCTCCCTTGCAGACGTATTTTCATCAAACGCATTGGCCATTGTACCAGCTGATTCTACCTCCGTTGAAACCAATGGACAAGTAAACGATGGTCCAGCTCCATCGTTTTCTACATCTCAGCCATCAACTCAGGTATATACACTGAGCTTGGACTCTGAAGATTATAGTGGTTTCCTATGGTTATTGATGACTGGTGTTTGGATTTTGCAGTCATTTGATGACCCATTTGGTGACTCTCCTTTCAAAGCCTTCACTTCTACTGACGCCGACTCAACCCCACAGCAGAATTTTGGAGCTCCTGATACTGCTCATAACTTTGGCTTTGGAGACTCATTCTCGGCCGTTGCCAATCCTGATCCTGCTTCTCAGAATGTGCAACCTCCATCAAACTCACCAGGTTTTCCTCAAGAGCAGTTTGCTACATCTCAGAGTGATATTGATATTCTTGCTGGCATTCTCCCACCATCTGGACCTCCAGTTTCACTCCCTCAACAATCTGGTCCTTCAATACCAACATCTCAGTTTCCTCCCAGTGGAAACAACATGTACGAAGGCTTTCATTCTCAGCCAACAGTATCTACAGCTCCAAACCAGCCCGGACAAACTCCGTTTGGACAAGCTGTACAACCATATAACATGGTTCCTCATTCTCAAAATATGACTGGAGCCATGCCGTTTAACAGTGGAGGCTTCATGCACCAGCCGGGCTCACAAAATTCATTTACTGCCACTTCATCAAGCTCACAAACTCCTTACTCTACCCCAAGTGGACCAGCTGGTCAGTTCATGGCACACCAGGGTCATGGAATGCCGCCTTCCCATGGTCCTCAACGAACTCAATCTGGACCTGTTACTCTGCAAGGGAACAACAATGTCATGGGGGACATGTTTTCACAAGCTGGGCCAAATTCCTTgacgtcatcatcatctcatccaGATCTCACACCTTTAACAGGAGCAATTGAGATTGTTCCTCCGCCTCAGAAAAAGTTTGAACCAAAATCATCAGTTTGGGCAGACACATTGAGCAGGGGGCTTGTTAACTTTAACATATCTGGACGTAAGATAGATTTCGCCAAACCATTTTGGATCAAACCCAGTTTTCAGCATactttctaacaattttttcttttctttctactcATGCGCAGCTAAAACAAATCCATTGGCAGACATAGGAGTTGACTTCGAGGCGATCAACAGGAGAGATAAACGGCTGGAGAAACCAACAAACACACCAGCAACATCTACTATCAACATGGGTAAAGCCATGGGATCAGGCACTGGCTTAGGGCGTTCCGGTGCAACCGCAATGAGACCTCCGCCTAATCCAATGACTGGCTCCGGCATGCCCATGGGTGGAGGAATGGGTGTTGGTAGCTATGGAGGTATGAACCAAAACCAACCCATGGGTATGGGTATGGGGGTCGGAATGAATCAAAACCAACCTATGGGTATGGGAATGGGACCTGGCATGAACATGAACATGGGAGGATATGGCCAAGGCTATCCGATGCAACAACAAAACCCAGGGATGGTCCGTGGCCCAAACGTGCCTGGCAACAACTACAATCCGATGATGGGTCAAGGCGGTTACAACAACCCTCAACAATtctatggtggtggtggtggtggatacCGGTAAGATCAAGCCAAACATTACGCACTTGACTTCATTTGTAGAATCAGGATTCCGTTGTTCAGTGCTTTTCTTTACTCTCGGGTATGTAATATCATTCGATAAAAAGTAGACGGATTGGCCAGCCGCTTCACGGAAGTACTCTCAGGTTACATTATTCATCCCGACAACACACGGCTCCACGAATTTGCTTGCCTCAATCTTcaattatattcatttttatttatttttcttctagtACGGACCTAATCGAGAGTTTGTTGTGAAATTTGTACCGGTGAGAGTGGCAAACCTTGCTCGGGTTTGCCCTTTTTGTTATATgcatataatttgatatatatacaggtttacttgtttttctttattttgacgTATGTGTACAACAATTTTTCATTCACggaacaaataatatatttcaccAAATGTGATAGAATCACCTATTTCTAGATTCTCAGTTTTCACAAATTTCTTCCAATTCAATACATGCTTAATAATAATCCTTTCAgcagcttcttttttttttgttattttctagcCTAATTCCAACATTTTGAACAAAACCAGTGCTAATTATCAACTTAAACATTTTTCTCATGATTATAATAGTACCTCTTCAATATGCATCATCGTTCTTTGAATCCAGCTCAAGCAATTCATCTACAGCTTGGAAAGCATgtataaatatgttgttttatccaaaaatagaattctttttaaattttaataaaaaatttacaatctaCCATTACTattataagtgtttttttttaatatattacaaatagcTTTCTTAAATTTCTTGTTAGTTCGAAATTACTCAAGAGAAAACATCAAATCGAGAAAACCAAAACCTAGCTACAATGACAATGATAATGTCGGAATCACACTCTCTATGTGCATCAACCGCAGCTTTAATACGCATCACAACTTCCTCTCTAGAAACCACTTTTCTTCTCTCACTCATAGTGTCGCCACTACAAACCTGATCATTGATGATAATTCCAGCAAAAACAGCTTTGATATATCCCTTGACGGTTCTCTTACCATTCATGGCATCACCGTATCCATTCCCACCGTCTCCAATCACGGGAATAGTAACAGATTGAGTAATTTGATTACCTTGATCAATCATTTCTCCGTAAGATATAAGTCCTTTATCCGGCAAACCAAGCCTAGCCGCTGATAAACATATTGGAATCAGTGGAGGAGAAAACAGATTGGAATCATGTGATTAAGTTTACATACATACATTGCAATAGATTGAAAAGTTCACTTCAAAAAACCAGCAAGACGTATTAGACAACTATCTAAGAAAGAAAGCCTACCTGCAAAGGTTGTTCCCTTTGCATTATGTTGAAACCTGATGTCCCAATTACAACATCTATGTAAGACAGTGGAATCTGCATTTTCTGTGTAACTTGCTGCAAAGACAAACAAATTCCCACACTAGTCAGATATTCATGTGATTAACTTTACAATAGATTGAAAAGTTCACTtcaaaaaaaacagcaaaaagCAGCCATGAGATAAGGAAGACGTATCAAACAACTATCTAAGAAAGAAAGGTTGCTCCCTTTGCATTATGTTGAAACATGATGTCCCAATTACATGATAACGTGATGAAAAGAGCTCGAAAGAAGCGAAAAACAGATCGGAATCAACAGAGGAGAAAGCTTGATGGCTCTGATAACATATCAGTGATGAGAAAAGTTTGTTAGGATTCAGAAAATATCGTATTTCTCATTAAGGAAAAGTTAATTGTACAAAGTGTATTTATACAACAGCTACATACGGTTAAgtactaaaccaaaccaactaatCCGTCTCTTTAAAATCTAACTAATCAAACTTCTTCAATACGAAGCCAAATAAAGtgaaactaattaaatattaatatcgaCTTTAAATGTTTATTGCCAATTCAGTAATACACTACTACTGTATGTTGTGCTAAATCTGTATACCCACCGAACCTCTTCCCGCTTAATTTTTATACAGTCTATGCATCTCTCACAAAAGTGGCGGATCCAAAAAAGTTATTTGTATGAGGCACAAATAATTTAttactaatattaattttttttgctcaacactctgatattaaattcaaataagaaaaatattaaatatgattttccatatatagtaatttaaattttatttttatttgatttctaaatgtatatacaattgcatattagatatattaaaaataataattatatttcacacaaaattaaactctaaatatattagataaactaaaaaaactataatattgtaTACTAAGTTTGCAAATACTTTTgaatttaaatgtaaatatagttaATAGTAGAAAAGGAagattcaaattaattaattacaagtaaaaaagaaaatgaataaaactgaAAAGACTATGGaactaatcataaaaaaaataattaaaaatacggTAGACATTAATAAGGGAATGTGGCcatggaaaaaggaaaataagattacaaccaaaaaaatctaaagagaGCATGGAAGTCGTCGAAAGATGGTGCATGTGGCACGTGCCCAAGAACCACGTAGATCCGCCCAGTCACAACGTGATTGCCCCCTCAACCCTGACCAAAACAAAGTGTAAAATTTGAGCCAATAAGATTCAAACTTTACAGAAAAACCCAACAAGATAAACGAAGAcgaatttagaaaccaaaaacttACAAGTTTCCTTGCTCTGAAATTGAACCTGAGGGGAAAGTTAGAATGTGCCTTTGAACGATGTTCTCGCTAATGTGATATCTTTGCTACACTTAGCCGCGTTTTCACCCACTTCCTCGATTTTCTCTGTGAAGACATCAAACTTCTTGCTGAGTCGTGCATTGAAAGCCTCAACAGTAAATAATCATATGGTGGTAAGATCAAGCCAAGCATTACGCACTTGACTTCATTTGTATAATCAGAACTCCGCTGTTCAATGCTTTTCTTTACTCTCGGGTATGTAATATCATTCGATAAATAGTAGACGGATTGGCCAGTCATTTCACGGAAGTACTCTCAGTCAGGTTACATTATTCATCACGACAACACACGGCTCCACGAATTTGCTTCTCTGTTCTTGCTTCAATCTTCAATCTTcaattatattcatttttatttctttttcttctagtACGGACCTAATCGAGAGCTTGTTGTGAAATTTGTACCGGTGAGAGTGGCAAACCTTGCCCGGGTCTGCCCTTGTTGTTATATgcatataatttgatatatacacgtttacttctttttctttattttgacgTATGTGTACAACAATTTTTCATTCacgtaacaaataaaatattttcattttaagcAGAACACAAACGGTAGAAGATCGATTTGTACAATTACCAGAGGTGATACACTAGGGAAATCCAGCTTGCTCGATGAGTTTGGCACTAAGAGCATCGAAGCAACAAGGACCTTGAAGAACACT
The Camelina sativa cultivar DH55 chromosome 6, Cs, whole genome shotgun sequence genome window above contains:
- the LOC104793249 gene encoding clathrin interactor EPSIN 2 isoform X2, which encodes MKKVFGQTVRDLKREVNKKVLKVPGVEQKVLDATSNEPWGPHGSLLADLAQASRNYHEYQLIMGVIWKRLSDTGKNWRHVYKALTVLEYMVGHGSERVIDEIRERAYQISTLSDFQYIDSGGRDQGSNVRKKSQSLVALVNDKERIAEVRQKAAANRDKYRSSAPGGMYKPSGGYGDKYDYGSRDEERSSYGREREYGYRDDDRNSRDGDRYSRDSEDRYGRDGNRDDDYRGRSRSVDNYGSRGRSSEREREDDGHSSSRGSGARADDNSQDGRGRLERKFSEQNIGAPPSYEEAVNESRSPVYSERDGGETPQVTAPGAASPPPPQATAPGAGSPSTGPSTDNKPVTFVNESPSQKVETFDEFDPRGAFSAGPPAYVSTDGVTDPPTVASMSAPPASNEMDLLGSLADVFSSNALAIVPADSTSVETNGQVNDGPAPSFSTSQPSTQSFDDPFGDSPFKAFTSTDADSTPQQNFGAPDTAHNFGFGDSFSAVANPDPASQNVQPPSNSPGFPQEQFATSQSDIDILAGILPPSGPPVSLPQQSGPSIPTSQFPPSGNNMYEGFHSQPTVSTAPNQPGQTPFGQAVQPYNMVPHSQNMTGAMPFNSGGFMHQPGSQNSFTATSSSSQTPYSTPSGPAGQFMAHQGHGMPPSHGPQRTQSGPVTLQGNNNVMGDMFSQAGPNSLTSSSSHPDLTPLTGAIEIVPPPQKKFEPKSSVWADTLSRGLVNFNISGPKTNPLADIGVDFEAINRRDKRLEKPTNTPATSTINMGKAMGSGTGLGRSGATAMRPPPNPMTGSGMPMGGGMGVGSYGGMNQNQPMGMGMGVGMNQNQPMGMGMGPGMNMNMGGYGQGYPMQQQNPGMVRGPNVPGNNYNPMMGQGGYNNPQQFYGGGGGGYR
- the LOC104793249 gene encoding clathrin interactor EPSIN 2 isoform X1 — encoded protein: MYKPSGGYGDKYDYGSRDEERSSYGREREYGYRDDDRNSRDGDRYSRDSEDRYGRDGNRDDDYRGRSRSVDNYGSRGRSSEREREDDGHSSSRGSGARADDNSQDGRGRLERKFSEQNIGAPPSYEEAVNESRSPVYSERDGGETPQVTAPGAASPPPPQATAPGAGSPSTGPSTDNKPVTFVNESPSQKVETFDEFDPRGAFSAGPPAYVSTDGVTDPPTVASMSAPPASNEMDLLGSLADVFSSNALAIVPADSTSVETNGQVNDGPAPSFSTSQPSTQSFDDPFGDSPFKAFTSTDADSTPQQNFGAPDTAHNFGFGDSFSAVANPDPASQNVQPPSNSPGFPQEQFATSQSDIDILAGILPPSGPPVSLPQQSGPSIPTSQFPPSGNNMYEGFHSQPTVSTAPNQPGQTPFGQAVQPYNMVPHSQNMTGAMPFNSGGFMHQPGSQNSFTATSSSSQTPYSTPSGPAGQFMAHQGHGMPPSHGPQRTQSGPVTLQGNNNVMGDMFSQAGPNSLTSSSSHPDLTPLTGAIEIVPPPQKKFEPKSSVWADTLSRGLVNFNISGPKTNPLADIGVDFEAINRRDKRLEKPTNTPATSTINMGKAMGSGTGLGRSGATAMRPPPNPMTGSGMPMGGGMGVGSYGGMNQNQPMGMGMGVGMNQNQPMGMGMGPGMNMNMGGYGQGYPMQQQNPGMVRGPNVPGNNYNPMMGQGGYNNPQQFYGGGGGGYR